The Punica granatum isolate Tunisia-2019 chromosome 4, ASM765513v2, whole genome shotgun sequence genome has a window encoding:
- the LOC116202625 gene encoding uncharacterized protein LOC116202625, translating to MERRSILEVHIISAQKLKPPPSNMRRTETYAVVWVDPATKLRTRVDRVGGENPTWNDKFFFRVSNEFLAGDTSAVTVDIFAVGYIRDYPVGSARLLLSNVLSTSDAGTKTPSFTALGIRRPSGKIHGVLNLGATLINGSDFAALKGGTAIGYRDLMGENLRPKREGRRRKKLSSEAVLTSCAESCDNSCCYSADFSDGCDSTTSSSSTASTVLKEWNGLRELAGKSARRASIGGGFLCGLLLQR from the exons ATGGAAAGACGTTCGATCCTCGAAGTCCACATCATCTCCGCTCAGAAACTGAAACCGCCGCCTTCTAACATGCGCCGCACGGAGACCTACGCCGTCGTGTGGGTAGACCCTGCCACTAAGCTTCGGACGCGTGTCGACAGGGTCGGGGGCGAGAACCCCACCTGGAACGACAAGTTCTTCTTCCGGGTCTCCAACGAGTTCCTCGCCGGCGACACCTCAGCTGTCACCGTCGACATATTCGCCGTCGGTTACATCAGGGACTACCCCGTTGGATCCGCTCGGCTGCTCCTCAGCAACGTCCTCTCCACCTCCGATGCCGGCACCAAAACCCCTTCTTTCACCGCCCTCGGAATCCGGCGTCCATCGGGAAA GATCCATGGGGTGCTGAACCTTGGGGCGACACTGATCAACGGCTCGGATTTCGCGGCGCTGAAGGGAGGGACGGCAATCGGTTACCGAGACCTGATGGGAGAGAATCTCCGTCCGAAAAGGGAGGGCCGCCGCCGCAAGAAGTTGAGCTCCGAGGCGGTGCTCACCTCCTGTGCCGAGTCGTGCGATAACTCTTGCTGCTACTCCGCCGATTTCTCGGACGGCTGTGATTCGACGACCTCCTCATCTTCAACCGCATCAACGGTCCTCAAGGAGTGGAACGGGTTACGGGAGTTGGCGGGAAAGAGCGCGCGGAGGGCTTCCATCGGTGGCGGGTTCCTGTGCGGGCTACTTCTTCAGAGATAA